The Fusobacterium polymorphum genome segment TGAAGCAGCTAAACTTGCTAAATGTGATAGTTTTATTCGTAAGTTACCTCAAGGTTATGACACTATAATTACAAGTGAAAATGGTATGATTTCTCAAGGTCAACAACAATTATTAACAATAGCTCGTACAATTTTACCTAATCCAAAAGTTATGATACTAGATGAAGCTACATCAAGTATAGATACTAAAACTGAAAAAGATATACAAGCTGTTATCAGTCAACTTATGAAGGGTAGAACAAGCTTTGTTATTGCTCATAGACTTTCAACTATTCGTAATGCAGATTTAATTTTAGTTATGAAAGATGGAGATATTGTTGAACAAGGTAACCATGATGAGCTTATGAAGTTTGATGGAATTTATGCTAATTTGTATAATACACAATTTAATCAATGATATAGAAAATTAAAAAACCACTTGGAAAAGTGGTTTTTTCTTTGATTTTTAAAAATGAGTGCACTAATTTTTAAAAATTATTTGTTTAAGTGTTTTAATAATCTTTCACTTAAAGTAGCAATATTTGCTTTTAAGATTCTCATTACTTCTACTTCAGAAGCTCCTTTTAAAGTTTTTAAAGTTCTAGCACAAACTTTTACTTTTATTGGGCTACCATTAACAACTAAAGTTGTAACTTGTAGGTTTGGTTTCCATACTCTTCTAGTTAGTCTATGAGAGTGAGATATTTGGTTTCCACTAATTAAACCAGTTCCTGTAATTTCACATCTTTGCATGTTAGCACCTCCTTGATATT includes the following:
- the rpmB gene encoding 50S ribosomal protein L28: MQRCEITGTGLISGNQISHSHRLTRRVWKPNLQVTTLVVNGSPIKVKVCARTLKTLKGASEVEVMRILKANIATLSERLLKHLNK